A stretch of Nonomuraea africana DNA encodes these proteins:
- a CDS encoding putative bifunctional diguanylate cyclase/phosphodiesterase, producing the protein MRWRDPRAPLAAAAATGVAGLAAALLAGAPALATGAVAGGLAALLAAVSLLVASVKMAPGHRPAARWLGSGAVVWLLGVVLRPVAAGSSLVVNFADLLVLVAIVLLAGGCVLAAGRPLHARAVLRHLTDAYVCAAALFLISWVVALRPLYTDLGDSSTFMITLLPALVSLVVTCAVGPVVVTARSPIWPLGLAGLAVLAAASIGELAAAVARLGGVDPPRWSLLLAPVAFLLLAALPWSGRSSRIVDAGAEESRPRTGQVAATLISVVPLVLVVIAAAGLVIRPQGRPVTGVALVAASVVVILVIRVFVLVTANARMRHLVALADRQLRELAESTGDVVLLCDYEGVVREIGSGVEVTYGYRPDDLVGGSIFDYVHPEDVPGIQLALRQMGLDEDPVAPGACLIACRVRAADGTWRPTESVATRHVRGEDLLLVTTRDVSDQEALRNQVAHLTFHDGVTGLPNRSYFEERTREVLEGKVSGRTAVIFLDLDGFTSVNDSVGHASGDYLLGQAARRLRGAVRPDDTLARWGGDEFAVLVETGPEAAQVAVDVAERLVRAVSQEPFRVADRDVALTASVGVAFAEDGVPAGDLIRNADVAMARAKELGGRRVEVFAAHMHADVVRRLELAADLQRALMENQFAIEYQPVVDLATSRVTAVEALVRWWRGSVFVPPEQFLGPAEDTGLIVPLSEWILREACREVAAWRASSWDIGLSLNLSARQITAPRFVETVSEALEESGLPASALTLEVIEEMLVEDAEETISRLSELRALGVRLAIDDFGTGYASLAFLRQLPVDMIKIDPSFVSGLGRDETLTLLTRTIVRLGGDLGLIVVAEGIERPEQLELLREMGCTRGQGYLVARPMAARGVDSLMRTNLTSLGS; encoded by the coding sequence TCGCGGCGGGCTCGAGCCTCGTGGTCAACTTCGCCGACCTGCTCGTGCTCGTGGCGATCGTGCTGCTGGCGGGCGGGTGCGTGCTGGCCGCGGGCCGGCCGTTGCACGCCCGTGCCGTCCTGCGTCATCTCACCGACGCCTACGTGTGCGCCGCCGCGCTGTTCCTGATCAGCTGGGTGGTCGCGCTCAGACCGCTCTACACCGACCTCGGCGACTCGTCGACGTTCATGATCACTTTGCTGCCCGCGCTGGTCAGCCTCGTGGTGACCTGCGCGGTCGGGCCCGTGGTGGTCACCGCCAGATCGCCGATCTGGCCGCTGGGCCTGGCCGGCCTGGCGGTGCTGGCCGCGGCCTCGATCGGCGAGCTGGCCGCGGCGGTGGCCAGGCTCGGCGGCGTCGATCCGCCCCGCTGGAGCCTGCTGCTCGCCCCCGTCGCCTTCCTCCTGCTGGCCGCGCTGCCCTGGAGCGGAAGGTCGAGTCGGATCGTCGACGCGGGCGCCGAGGAGTCCCGCCCCCGCACGGGCCAGGTGGCCGCCACTTTGATCTCCGTGGTGCCGCTCGTCCTGGTCGTGATCGCCGCGGCCGGGCTGGTGATCAGGCCGCAGGGGCGGCCGGTGACGGGCGTCGCGCTGGTCGCCGCCTCCGTGGTCGTGATCCTGGTCATCCGCGTGTTCGTGCTGGTCACCGCCAACGCCCGCATGCGCCACCTGGTGGCGCTGGCCGACCGACAGCTGCGGGAGCTGGCCGAGAGCACCGGCGACGTGGTCCTGCTGTGCGACTACGAGGGCGTGGTCCGCGAGATCGGCTCCGGCGTCGAGGTGACCTACGGCTACCGCCCCGACGACCTGGTCGGCGGCTCGATCTTCGACTACGTCCACCCCGAGGACGTGCCCGGCATCCAGCTCGCGCTGCGCCAGATGGGCCTCGACGAGGATCCCGTCGCGCCCGGCGCCTGCCTGATCGCCTGCAGGGTCAGGGCCGCCGACGGCACCTGGCGGCCGACCGAGTCCGTGGCCACCCGCCACGTTCGCGGCGAGGACCTCTTGCTGGTCACCACGCGCGACGTCAGCGACCAGGAGGCGCTGCGCAATCAGGTCGCCCACCTGACCTTCCACGACGGCGTCACGGGGCTGCCCAACCGCTCCTACTTCGAGGAGCGCACCCGCGAGGTGCTCGAGGGCAAGGTGTCGGGGCGCACGGCGGTGATCTTCCTGGATCTCGACGGGTTCACCTCGGTCAACGACTCGGTGGGCCACGCCAGCGGCGACTACCTCCTCGGGCAGGCCGCCAGACGGCTTCGCGGCGCCGTACGGCCCGACGACACGCTGGCGCGCTGGGGCGGCGACGAGTTCGCCGTCCTCGTCGAGACCGGGCCCGAGGCCGCGCAGGTGGCGGTCGACGTGGCCGAGCGGCTGGTGCGGGCGGTCTCGCAGGAGCCGTTCAGGGTGGCCGACCGCGACGTGGCGCTGACGGCCAGCGTGGGCGTGGCCTTCGCCGAGGACGGCGTGCCCGCCGGCGACCTGATCCGCAACGCCGACGTGGCGATGGCCAGGGCCAAGGAACTGGGTGGTCGCCGGGTCGAGGTGTTCGCCGCGCACATGCACGCCGACGTGGTGCGCAGGCTGGAGTTGGCCGCCGACCTGCAGCGCGCGCTCATGGAGAACCAGTTCGCGATCGAGTACCAGCCCGTGGTCGACCTGGCCACCTCGCGGGTGACCGCGGTCGAGGCGCTGGTGCGGTGGTGGCGCGGTTCGGTGTTCGTGCCGCCCGAGCAGTTCCTCGGCCCCGCCGAGGACACCGGGCTCATCGTGCCGCTCAGCGAGTGGATCCTGCGCGAGGCGTGCCGCGAGGTGGCCGCGTGGCGCGCCTCCTCCTGGGACATCGGGCTGTCGCTCAACCTGTCGGCCCGGCAGATCACCGCGCCCAGGTTCGTGGAGACGGTCTCCGAGGCGCTGGAGGAGAGCGGCCTGCCCGCCTCGGCGCTCACCCTCGAGGTGATCGAGGAGATGCTGGTCGAGGACGCAGAGGAGACGATCAGCAGGCTGTCGGAGCTGCGCGCGCTCGGCGTGCGGCTGGCCATCGACGACTTCGGCACCGGCTACGCCTCGCTGGCCTTCCTGCGGCAGCTGCCGGTCGACATGATCAAGATCGACCCGTCCTTCGTCTCAGGGCTCGGTCGCGACGAGACGCTGACCCTGCTCACCCGCACGATCGTGCGGCTCGGCGGCGACCTCGGGCTGATCGTGGTGGCCGAGGGCATCGAGCGGCCCGAGCAGCTCGAGCTGCTGAGGGAGATGGGGTGCACCCGAGGCCAGGGCTACCTGGTGGCCAGGCCCATGGCGGCGCGCGGGGTCGACTCGCTCATGCGGACCAACCTCACCAGTCTCGGATCGTGA